Proteins from a single region of Chelonoidis abingdonii isolate Lonesome George chromosome 20, CheloAbing_2.0, whole genome shotgun sequence:
- the LOC116830263 gene encoding C-C motif chemokine 3-like — protein MAKATGFVCAFLLLASFCCQSLAQKAPGTPDKCCFTFQTSRIKKGNIVGWFLTNPECSYPAVVFKTRKGKEICANPDKRWVKKYQGFFQTNSLSVPS, from the exons ATGGCAAAGGCAACTGGGTTTGTCTGCgcgtttctcctgctggcttCGTTCTGCTGCCAGAGCCTGGCTCAGA AGGCCCCTGGCACACCGGACAAGTGCTGCTTCACGTTCCAGACAAGCAGGATCAAGAAAGGCAACATCGTTGGCTGGTTCCTCACCaaccccgagtgctcctacccaGCCGTGGT atTCAAGACTCGAAAGGGCAAAGAGATCTGTGCCAACCCTGACAAGCGGTGGGTGAAGAAATATCAGGGATTCTTCCAGACAAATTCCCTGTCTGTCCCCAGCTAG